The genomic segment TGTCGAGCAACAACGACCGGTGACACCCGAGACGCCGTTCAACATTGCGTCGGTCAGCAAACCCATCTCCGCCGTGGTGGCACTCCGGCTGGTGCAGGATGGGCGGCTGGACCTCGACCGGCCGATGCGCCGTTATGAAACCTTCGCCGAGTTTTGCGAGGAGGCGCGTGCAAACGGCGGTATTTTTTTCGGGGACTATGCGTGCACCGGCGACGCACTCACCTTGCGGCATGTGCTGTCGATGACCGCGAATGGCCAACCGGGCACACGATTCTGGTACAATCCGCCGTCGTACTCGTGGGCCTCGCGTCCGATGGCTGAGGTCACGGGCGTCGCGTTCTCGAGTCTGGTTGACTCGCTCGTGATGCGGCCGGCCGGCATGCGCAACGCGGCGCGTGTCTTTCGGCGCCTGCCGTTGCGTCCTGAACTCGCGGCACTGTTGGCGGCACCGTATCACGTTGACTCGACCGGACAGACGGTGCGGTCCGACCCGCCGCCGTCGCAGGGCGATGGGGCGGCCGGCGGCGTGATTGCCAGTGCGATGGATCTGGCACGTTTCGATATCGCACTGATGAGCGGCCAATTGCTCAATCCCGCGATGCGGGCACAACTCTTTGCGCCGACGCGCACTCCGTCCGGCGCGTCCTTGCCCTATGGACTGGGGTGGTTTCTCGCCGAGCACGAGGCACGTCGGCTGGCGTGGCATACAGGAGTCTGGGAGGGTCAGTACTCGGCACTGTACCTGAAAGTGCTGAGTGACCGGCCCACAGAGCGTGTGACGCTGATTCTCCTGGCCAATAGTGACGCGCTGCAGTGGGCGAGCCGGCTTGATGAGGCCGCGATTGAACGGTCACCGTTTGCGATGGCATTCCTGGCGACCTTTCCCTCTCAATATTCCTCAAGATAACAACTCGGAACCGCAGAGGACGCAGGCGACGCATCGATATCCCGCGCGCGCCCTGCGGTTCAAGGCAGTTCCTCCGCTACACGACTGGGATCAAGCCTTGTTATCGAGCCGGGCGTACCAGCGATTCAAACGGTGCGTAGCCGTGCAGGGCGTCCAGCTCGAAGGCGAAGTGCCACTGCTGCATGTGGCGGCCTTCACTGGTGGACAACTTGAGCAACTGCACGGCCTGGTCGTTGTCGCCGAGCGCACCGACAATGGCGGCGCGCCAGTAGGTGTGGCCGCCAAACAGCCATGGCTGGTGTAGCGCGCCCAGCGAATCGGCAATCATGCGTGCGCGGTTGCGGTTGCCGCGCGCCAACTCGCTGAGCGCGAGGTAGCCCGTCGCGTCCATGTCTTTCGCATTGTGCGCGATCGTCGTGAACCGCGCGACCGCACTGTCAGCGACTCCGCGGGCCAGCATCGTGAGCCCCTCGTAAAACAACCGGGAAGGGCTGGGTGCGGAAGACGGTGCGCGCTTGTACCAGTCGCCGGCCATCGTGAGCAGCCTGCGGCTGGTGGCGGAATCGCCGTGCACCCGAAACTCGAGCGCGCCCAGAAGCACGTCGGACGGCGCCCGCGCATTGGAATCACGGGTGTCGCGCAATAGCGAATCGGCGACGGCGATGGCAGCCGCATCTTGCCGCAATCCTGCCAGCGCGCGGAGCCGTTGCCCACGCACGAACGCGAGATCGGAGAACGCCGATTCCCGCGTCCTCCACAGCTGCAATTCCCGATCGTGAGCACCGGCTTGATGCAGGGCCTCGGCAAATTCACGCACAAAGTTTCGCGTGGCCTGGCCTCCGATCAGCGCGAATGTGGACTCGGCCGCGAGTAACGCGGGGACGGCGAGTCGTGGCTGCAGCAGGTAGTTGGCCGCCTCACCGACCAGATAGAGTGGAACACCGGCAGAGTCCCGGGCGGCAAGCTGCTGGGCCGCTCGCAGTCCGTTCGCGAGGTTGCCTTCCAGTTCGGCGCGTCCAAAATCCTGTTGGGCGCGCTCGGCCGCGGTGAGGCCGCCCGGGAGGCGGTCAACCTTGCGCTGCAGCGTATCCGCGCGCGCGTACTCGCCGGCGTTGAGGTATTGTCGAATGAGGAGACTGTACGCTTGCACATAGCTGCTGTCGATGGCAATCGCGCGCTCGAAAAACGGCCGTGATCCCCGGTTGTCGCCACCCGTGGCGAACCGTTCGAACCCGGCGGCGAACTCCTGATACGCCGCGTACTTGGGTGCGCGAAAGCCTTCAGGGAGCACGCTCAAGTCTCGCCGTCGGCCCAGCGCGCCCAGCAAGCGATCACCCAACGCATCCACGGCGCCAACCGGATCGGCGGTTGAGCCTGCGGAAGGCACCAACGTCTGCACCACGCGACCGGTCTGCACTTCGCTCACCTGCGCCTGCAGCACCAGCGAGTCGCCGCGCAGCACGACGCTGCCTGACACCAGCAAACCCGCATGCGTCGCGTCGGCGAGTCGCTGCAATCGCGTGGCCTGTCCGCCCGTCGTGTCGCGAAGCGCCAGCAAGACGGTATTGGACGGCACGACATCAATGGCCCCATCCTGCGCGATGTTCTGGGCAAGCCGGTCGGAGGCGATCAAGCCGATGTGGTCGAAGCGCGAGTCGCCGGTCAGATTCTCAAAAGGCGCGATGAGCAGCCGTGACGACACGGCGACGCGCGCCGGAGACGTCACACGCCGCGCATACCAGATGGTCGCCGTGGTGACCGCAGTGAGCAGCAGCGTGGCCGCCACCCAGCGCAGTCGGCGGCGACTTGACGGAGTGTTGGGACGCGAGATCGTGGTCGTTGGTGTCGGTGTGGCCAGCACATCGAGTTCACGTACGACTTCGTCGGCACTCTGTGGACGATCGGCCGGACGCTTCTCGAGGCACCGCATGATGAGCGCCGCGAGCGCGGCCGGCACGGCGGGCCGACGAACCGCCACGCCCTCAGGCGCTTCGACCACGTGCGCGGCCAGCAATGCCTGCGTGGTGCGCCCCGCGAATGGCGGTCGACCCGCGAGCATTTCGTAGGCCACTACGCCAAACGCGTACAGATCGGCGCGATGATCGATCGCCGGATCCGCGCTCACCTGTTCGGGTGACATGTACGCGGGCGTGCCGACGGCCACGCCCGCCGCTGTGACCAGGCGGTGTCCCACCGTGGTGGCGTCGATGAGCGCCTTGGCGACACCGAAGTCCGTGACGAGGGCAATCCCACCCGTCAGGAGAATGTTCTCCGGCTTGATGTCACGATGCACAATGCCCTGTTCGTGCGCGTAGGCCAGGGCGCTGGCGATCTCGCGCAGCAACCGCACGGATTCGGCGACGGGAAGCTCCCCGCCGCGCGTGATGCGATCGCGCAGCGATTCGCCGTCGACGAACGGCATGGTGAAGTACGGCAACCCCTCGGCGCTCCCGGTGGTCAGCAGCGGGACGATATGCGGGTGCTGCAATCGCGCGGCCAACGCGATCTCGCGTTGAAAGCGCGCCATCGACACATCCGCGGCCAGTTCCGGCGGCAGCACCTTGATGACGATGCGACGCCGGAGCGCCACTTCGTCGGCGACGAACACGCGCGACATGCCACCGCCGCCGAGTTCGCGCTGGATGGCGAAATTGGCTCCAAGCGCTGTCTCGAGTTGCGCACGTAGGGTTTGGGTCATTCAAGCTCGTCGGGGATGGGCGTCGCGCACCAACAGGAACATGGGACTGGGTGCCTGCCCATGCAACGCGTCCATCCTAGGCGCCTGCAGTCACGTCCGGATCGCCACACGCCCGCCGCCACGCCACCGTCGGCGCAATCAGTCGACGGGTTGTCAGATCGAACAACCCCACCGTGTAGGTGGCCACGACGCACACTGTCCCATCCGGTGTGCGCATCACCTGCACGACGGTGCCGGTCCGGGTGGACGTGGCCGACGTGTACGTCTCGATCACGATTCGCTGCCGCAGGTGCACTTCGCGCCGGAACTGCACCGTGACCGCCACGATCACCGGCGCCTGGCCGCACTCCCGGATGACATCGTACCCGTGGCCGCGCTCGGTGATCATCTGCCAGCGTGCCCGATCGAAGTACTCCATCGTGGCCAGGTTGTTGAGATGCCCCAGCAAATCGATGTCCTGCTCGTCCACCAGCCACTCGGTGGTGTGGATCGGCCAGCCGGGCAACGGCGGTGCAGGTTGACTCATGTCCAGCGGTCCTGTTTGAGGATCAGATGATAGGATAAGTTGGACACCATGGCGCAACCACTTGGCGGCCGCTTCACCGCGACACTTTTTCGCTACCCTGGCAAGGGCGGTTGGACGTTCGCGCCCGTTCCCGATAAGTATGCACCACCGGTGACGCGTGGATGGGGGCGAACCCCCGTGATCGCCACGGTGAATGGGACCACGTGGGAGACCAGCGTCTGGCGTGGCAAGGATGGACGCACGCTGCTGGCCGTTCCGGCGCAGGTGCGCGGGGCACTGGGCGATGGCGACGCCGTGAAGGTCCAACTCACCTTTCGCTCGCTGTAGCCATGGTGCACACCGTCCTCCCGACCCTGCGCACGCGGCGACTGATCCTGCGTCCATTCACGCTTGCCGACGCCCCCGCAGTGCAGCGACTGGCAGGCGCGCCGGAGATTTACAGCACCACGCGCACCATCCCGCATCCGTACGAGGATGGCATGGCCGAGGCGTGGATCTCGTCGCGCGCGGACGCCTTCGCGGCCGGACAGGCTGCGTCGTTTGCCGTCACGCTCGAGGACAATACTCTCGTGGGCGCCACCGGACTGAATCTGGAGCCGGCGGATCATCGGGCGGAACTTGGCTACTGGATCGGCGTTCCGTACTGGGGGCATGGGTATGCCACCGAATCGGCCGAGGCCGTGATGGCCTTCGGTTTCGAGTCGCTGCAACTGCATCGCATTCATGCCTGTTTTCTGCGACGCAATCCGGCGTCGGGCCGCGTGATGGAAAAGCTGGGCATGCAGTACGAGGGAACGCGGCGGCAGCACGAGGTGAAGCTTGGTGTGCACGAGGATCTGGTGCACTACGGTATCTTGCGCACCGATCCGCGCGGACCGACGGCCTGACACGTGTGGTGATCCTGCCTCACGAGAGTTCCCTCCTCAACGCACGAGCCAGACATGGGTAAGGGACGCCTCGAAGCGTTCAGCGACGGTGTGATTGCGATCCTCATCACGATCATGGTGCTGGAGCTCAAAGTGCCGCACGGTGATGATCTGGCGTCGCTGCAACCGCTGGTGCCCGTGCTGCTTGGTTATCTGCTCAGCTTTGTGTACCTCGGCATCTACTGGAACAACCATCACCATATGCGGCACACCGTAACGCGCGTCACGGGGGGCATCCTGTGGGCGAATCTGCACCTGTTGTTCTGGCTGTCGCTCATTCCGTTCACCACCGGTTGGATGGGAGAGAATCACTTTGCCGCGCTGCCAACCGCCATGTACGGCGTGACGCTCCTCATGTGCGGCCTGGCCTACTTCATTCTTGAACAGGTGATCATTGCCGCACAGGGCGAGTCATCGCTGTTGCGCCGCGCGGTGGGCAACGACTGGAAGGGCAAGCTGTCGCTGGTGTGCTATGTCATCGCCATCGCGTGCTCGTATCAGTGGCGCTGGCTTTCCTTATCCATCTTCGTGCTGGTGGCGCTGATCTGGTTCATCCCCGATCGCCGCATCGAACAGCTGGCAAAACCGTGATCAGTTCACGGGAGTCACCGTTCGTGCCGCGCTGCCCGGCCGCTGTGGCGCTTGGTGTCGTTGGCGTCTTGCTGCTGGGTTGCCAGTCGCGCGAGGCGGACGTGGCGGTGTCCACCGACTCGATCGCATCGACATCCGACGCCGGCCCTCGCGCCACCGGACCATCGCGCCTGGCGTTCACGGTCCCTGCGGCGGTAGCCGGACACCTGCAGCATGTGGGCCTCCGACTGAAGTTCATCGCCTGTGGAGGGTCGGGAGACGCGCGGTCGCTGGAGGACAACGCCACCGATGACGCAATGACATTGCTGCGGGCGCTGGATGGTGCGGACAATGGCCTCAACGTCGTGTTGCGCGTGAATGGCGACCGTATTGAGCAGGTTCGGTACGGCGCGGTCGCGGGCGTTGGCTGCGAGCGACTGCCGCCTGATGGAGAACTCGAGGCCCGCGGCAACGAGCCATTCTGGGCGCTGCGAATCGCCGGTGATTCGGCTCGTATCACGACACCGGCCGAGCCCGACGGCGTGCCATACATGGGGGGGCGTTGGGAGCACATTGACAACACCCACTGGACGTATGCGGCGCAGCGAGCCGCCGGTCCCCGGGACACCCTGCATGTAGCCGTTACCGAGGCGCCGTGCACCGACTCCATGTCCGGTGCGCGGTATCCATTCCAGGTGACTGTGACCCGGGTCAGTTTGACACTGTCCGGTTGCGCGCTTGAGGGACGACAGTCGTTTCCTCCGTGAGCGGTGCGTCGGGGGATGCTGCGGCCGAGCCGCCTGTTCTGTTGTACGACGGCGCCTGCGGGCTCTGCGCTGCCAGCGTGCAGTTCGTGCTTAGGCACGAATCGCCGTCGCGTCCGTCGTCGTTGCGTTTTGCGCCACTGCAAGGCGCGTTCGGTGAGGTCGTGCGCGCGCGCCACCCGGACATCCGGTTGATCGACTCGGTCGTGTGGTATGAACCGCTGGCCAATGGCGCATCCCGCGTGCGCGTGCGTAGCGAGGCCGCGCTAGCGCTGCTGACGCAGCTGGGAGGAAAATGGCGGACGCTCGCTGTCCTCGTTCGTCTGGTGCCGCGTCCGCTGCGGGACGCCCTGTATGACGCCATTGCCCGGCGCCGAACGCGGCTGGTGGCACCGGCGTGTCTGCGGCCGCCAGAGCACGCGTGCCATCGATTTCTGGACTAGGCTGACACCGGCCGGCTGAGGGTGCGTAGGGATTCGACCACCGCCTGCACATCAGCGTGTTCACCGGCACCGGAGTCATCCATGTGGGACAGTTTTGTCGAGTTGCTGCGGCTGACGATCTTCAGCGTGGCGCACGTGTGTGGCGGCAGTCTCGGGACTGCGGTGGTGCTGGTATCGGCTGGCCTGCGCCTGGCGTTGTTGCCGCTGACGCTGCGCATGGCGCGACAGGCGCGAGCGCAGCAGGCGCGTATGAGTCAGTTGACGCCGCAACTTGATCGGCTCAAGCGGCGGTTCGCGGATGACCCTGCCGCACTGATGCGGGCCACGCGCGCGCTGTATGCCGACAATGGCGTCCGGCTGCTGTCACCGTCTGCGGTGATCAACATGATGGTCCAGCTTCCGGTGGTTGGCGGGCTCTTCGCGGCGGTGCGCGGCGGCTTGGGCTCACGTGTGCGTTTTCTGTGGATCGTCGACCTGGCGCAGCCAAACCGGTGGCTGCTGGCCCTGGTCACGGTCCTGAGTACCGCAGCGCTGGCGACCATGCCCGCCGCTCCCGGTCAGTCGCGCGCGCCATCGATTGCCTGGCTGCTGTCGATTGGCATGACGATGGCGTTTCTGTGGTCGGCGTCCAGCGCGATTGCCCTCTCGATGGGCGCCAGTTCGATGGTCACCGTGCTGCAGAACTGGCTGGTGTCGCGCGACGCGCGGCGGTCCGGTATTGTAGTGCGGTGACGTCGCAGAATTCCCTATGAACTCCCGTTCGTTGCTTCCCTCCGCTCACCTTTGCCGCTCCTAGCATGCTCAAGAAAATCCTTCTCGGTGTGGTTGTGTTCGTGGTCGCCGTGCTGGGCTACGCCGCTACTCGGCCCGATTCCTTCAGTCTTGAGCGCACCATCAGTATCAGCGCCGCGCCCGAGAAAGTCTTCGCGCACCTCAATGACTTTCACGCCTGGGAGGCCTGGTCGCCGTGGGCCAAGCTCGATCCGGCGATGACGACCACGTATGATGGCGCGACGAGCGGTGTCGGTGCGACCTACGCCTGGAAGGGGAATTCAGACGTCGGGGAAGGGAAGATGGAGATCACCGGCTCCACGCCGGCCACCAGCGTGACCATCAAGCTGGATTTCCTCTCGCCGTTCGAGAGCCACAACACGACGGTATTCACGCTGACTCCCAACGCGAACGGAACGGATGTCACCTGGACCATGTCCGGTCCGTCCACGTACATGACGAAGATCATGACCAGCTTTGTCAGCATGGACAAGATGGTAGGACCTGACTTCGAGCGCGGTTTGCAGCAGTTGAAGACGGTCTCCGAGAAGTAGGCCGTGCGGTCCTCCACGGATTCTCACGCATGACCGGGCTCCCCCACTTCCGTTATCACCCCGATCCGCTGGCCAGCGGCAGCGTCGTCATCTCAGACGCGACATGCGAATGCTGCGGCGAAGCGCGCGGCCACGTGTATACGGGACCGTGCTATGCGGAAACCGAGCTTGAGGACGCCCTGTGTCCCTGGTGCATCGCCGACGGCAGCGCGCACGAGCGCCTTGACGTCACGTTTGTGGACTCTGAGGCCTTTGATGACGACGCGGCCGAGGCGGCCGAGGCGGCACAGTCGTGCATCATGGAGCGCACGCCGGGTTTCCATGCCTGGCAACCGGAGCGATGGCCGTCGTGTTGCGACGAACCGGCCGCATTCGTGGGGCCGTTCGGAATTGCCGAGATCCGCGAGCGATTCCCGAAGATTGAGGGGTCGCTCATGACGTCGATTGTGTACGACCTGGGGGTGAGCGGCGGGGCCGCCCAGCGGCTGCTGGACTCATTGAAACGGGACGAGGCGCCGACGGCATTCGTGTTTCGCTGCCTGCACTGCGACGGGATGCCGGCGTATGTCGACCGGATGTAGGCCGCGCGTTGCCATTGGAGCCATCCTGATCGGGTTCCTGGGTGCGTATGCGCTACCTTTCAGGCATGCCTTGGCTCAACAC from the Gemmatimonadaceae bacterium genome contains:
- a CDS encoding beta-lactamase family protein, coding for MPGSSRAARLIAAVGAFGVSSCVAHRSGGAPLDGQRAHDPAAAASLAQQVEALRVAQRIPGLAMVVLRDTTVVLARGFGYANVEQQRPVTPETPFNIASVSKPISAVVALRLVQDGRLDLDRPMRRYETFAEFCEEARANGGIFFGDYACTGDALTLRHVLSMTANGQPGTRFWYNPPSYSWASRPMAEVTGVAFSSLVDSLVMRPAGMRNAARVFRRLPLRPELAALLAAPYHVDSTGQTVRSDPPPSQGDGAAGGVIASAMDLARFDIALMSGQLLNPAMRAQLFAPTRTPSGASLPYGLGWFLAEHEARRLAWHTGVWEGQYSALYLKVLSDRPTERVTLILLANSDALQWASRLDEAAIERSPFAMAFLATFPSQYSSR
- a CDS encoding protein kinase, which produces MTQTLRAQLETALGANFAIQRELGGGGMSRVFVADEVALRRRIVIKVLPPELAADVSMARFQREIALAARLQHPHIVPLLTTGSAEGLPYFTMPFVDGESLRDRITRGGELPVAESVRLLREIASALAYAHEQGIVHRDIKPENILLTGGIALVTDFGVAKALIDATTVGHRLVTAAGVAVGTPAYMSPEQVSADPAIDHRADLYAFGVVAYEMLAGRPPFAGRTTQALLAAHVVEAPEGVAVRRPAVPAALAALIMRCLEKRPADRPQSADEVVRELDVLATPTPTTTISRPNTPSSRRRLRWVAATLLLTAVTTATIWYARRVTSPARVAVSSRLLIAPFENLTGDSRFDHIGLIASDRLAQNIAQDGAIDVVPSNTVLLALRDTTGGQATRLQRLADATHAGLLVSGSVVLRGDSLVLQAQVSEVQTGRVVQTLVPSAGSTADPVGAVDALGDRLLGALGRRRDLSVLPEGFRAPKYAAYQEFAAGFERFATGGDNRGSRPFFERAIAIDSSYVQAYSLLIRQYLNAGEYARADTLQRKVDRLPGGLTAAERAQQDFGRAELEGNLANGLRAAQQLAARDSAGVPLYLVGEAANYLLQPRLAVPALLAAESTFALIGGQATRNFVREFAEALHQAGAHDRELQLWRTRESAFSDLAFVRGQRLRALAGLRQDAAAIAVADSLLRDTRDSNARAPSDVLLGALEFRVHGDSATSRRLLTMAGDWYKRAPSSAPSPSRLFYEGLTMLARGVADSAVARFTTIAHNAKDMDATGYLALSELARGNRNRARMIADSLGALHQPWLFGGHTYWRAAIVGALGDNDQAVQLLKLSTSEGRHMQQWHFAFELDALHGYAPFESLVRPAR
- a CDS encoding acyl-CoA thioesterase, coding for MSQPAPPLPGWPIHTTEWLVDEQDIDLLGHLNNLATMEYFDRARWQMITERGHGYDVIRECGQAPVIVAVTVQFRREVHLRQRIVIETYTSATSTRTGTVVQVMRTPDGTVCVVATYTVGLFDLTTRRLIAPTVAWRRACGDPDVTAGA
- a CDS encoding DUF1905 domain-containing protein, whose product is MAQPLGGRFTATLFRYPGKGGWTFAPVPDKYAPPVTRGWGRTPVIATVNGTTWETSVWRGKDGRTLLAVPAQVRGALGDGDAVKVQLTFRSL
- a CDS encoding GNAT family N-acetyltransferase, which encodes MVHTVLPTLRTRRLILRPFTLADAPAVQRLAGAPEIYSTTRTIPHPYEDGMAEAWISSRADAFAAGQAASFAVTLEDNTLVGATGLNLEPADHRAELGYWIGVPYWGHGYATESAEAVMAFGFESLQLHRIHACFLRRNPASGRVMEKLGMQYEGTRRQHEVKLGVHEDLVHYGILRTDPRGPTA
- a CDS encoding DUF1211 domain-containing protein → MGKGRLEAFSDGVIAILITIMVLELKVPHGDDLASLQPLVPVLLGYLLSFVYLGIYWNNHHHMRHTVTRVTGGILWANLHLLFWLSLIPFTTGWMGENHFAALPTAMYGVTLLMCGLAYFILEQVIIAAQGESSLLRRAVGNDWKGKLSLVCYVIAIACSYQWRWLSLSIFVLVALIWFIPDRRIEQLAKP
- a CDS encoding DUF393 domain-containing protein; protein product: MSGASGDAAAEPPVLLYDGACGLCAASVQFVLRHESPSRPSSLRFAPLQGAFGEVVRARHPDIRLIDSVVWYEPLANGASRVRVRSEAALALLTQLGGKWRTLAVLVRLVPRPLRDALYDAIARRRTRLVAPACLRPPEHACHRFLD
- a CDS encoding YidC/Oxa1 family membrane protein insertase; amino-acid sequence: MWDSFVELLRLTIFSVAHVCGGSLGTAVVLVSAGLRLALLPLTLRMARQARAQQARMSQLTPQLDRLKRRFADDPAALMRATRALYADNGVRLLSPSAVINMMVQLPVVGGLFAAVRGGLGSRVRFLWIVDLAQPNRWLLALVTVLSTAALATMPAAPGQSRAPSIAWLLSIGMTMAFLWSASSAIALSMGASSMVTVLQNWLVSRDARRSGIVVR
- a CDS encoding SRPBCC family protein yields the protein MLKKILLGVVVFVVAVLGYAATRPDSFSLERTISISAAPEKVFAHLNDFHAWEAWSPWAKLDPAMTTTYDGATSGVGATYAWKGNSDVGEGKMEITGSTPATSVTIKLDFLSPFESHNTTVFTLTPNANGTDVTWTMSGPSTYMTKIMTSFVSMDKMVGPDFERGLQQLKTVSEK
- a CDS encoding CbrC family protein codes for the protein MTGLPHFRYHPDPLASGSVVISDATCECCGEARGHVYTGPCYAETELEDALCPWCIADGSAHERLDVTFVDSEAFDDDAAEAAEAAQSCIMERTPGFHAWQPERWPSCCDEPAAFVGPFGIAEIRERFPKIEGSLMTSIVYDLGVSGGAAQRLLDSLKRDEAPTAFVFRCLHCDGMPAYVDRM